In one Agathobacter rectalis ATCC 33656 genomic region, the following are encoded:
- a CDS encoding DeoR/GlpR family DNA-binding transcription regulator produces MLAEDRCKKILDILDSMGSVTVQQLMDELDTSESTIRRDLVAMDKKGYLTKVHGGAIVNNTNIHTQDEKVINRLKQNRNEKEQIARYAASLIVDNDFVYIDAGTTTAVMIDYITAKNVVFVTNSLTNAKRISDRGYTVYILGGEFKSTTEAIVGDEAVVTLDKYNFTKGFWGTNGITVKNGFTTPEIKEAMVKKKSMENSKEKYILADDSKFSQVSSIKFADFEDAVIITNALSNDNYKKYKNIKEV; encoded by the coding sequence ATGCTGGCAGAAGATAGATGCAAAAAAATACTCGATATATTAGATTCGATGGGAAGTGTGACTGTTCAGCAGCTTATGGATGAGCTTGATACATCCGAGTCAACAATCAGACGTGATCTGGTTGCAATGGACAAGAAGGGTTATCTCACCAAGGTACATGGTGGTGCGATTGTAAATAATACGAATATCCATACTCAGGATGAGAAGGTTATCAACAGGCTTAAGCAGAATCGCAACGAAAAGGAACAGATTGCCAGATATGCGGCATCACTTATTGTGGATAATGATTTTGTTTATATAGATGCCGGTACTACAACAGCAGTCATGATTGATTATATTACTGCAAAGAATGTGGTTTTTGTTACAAACTCTCTGACTAATGCCAAGAGAATTTCCGATAGGGGATATACAGTATATATTCTGGGTGGCGAGTTCAAGTCTACTACCGAGGCTATTGTCGGAGATGAGGCCGTTGTGACGCTCGATAAATATAATTTTACGAAGGGCTTCTGGGGAACCAACGGAATTACTGTGAAGAATGGATTTACGACTCCGGAGATAAAGGAGGCCATGGTTAAAAAGAAATCCATGGAGAATAGCAAGGAGAAATACATTCTTGCGGATGACAGTAAGTTTTCACAGGTATCAAGCATCAAGTTTGCTGATTTTGAAGATGCTGTAATTATTACAAATGCACTAAGTAATGACAACTATAAGAAATACAAAAATATTAAGGAGGTCTAA
- the pfkB gene encoding 1-phosphofructokinase — translation MIYTVTFNPSLDYIVDVTDFKTGVVNRTTGEKIFAGGKGINVSMVLKNLGMSNTSLGFTAGFTGNEIKRLLAKKGVDTDFIEVEDGISRINVKLRSNEESEINGQGPAITEDNIKKLYEKLDCLKESDVLVLAGSIPDVMPSSMYMDIMKHLEGRGINIVVDATRNLLTNVLPYKPFLIKPNNHELGEIFGVEITDKDDVIKYAKKLQEQGARNVLVSMAGDGAVLVTEDGQEFKANAPKGKLKNSVGAGDSMVAGFVYGYLKSNDYKQAFIYGVCTGSASAFSEELATKPEVEALIDKWDSASN, via the coding sequence ATGATTTACACAGTTACTTTTAATCCATCATTAGATTATATTGTTGATGTAACAGATTTTAAGACAGGAGTAGTCAATAGAACGACTGGAGAGAAGATTTTTGCAGGTGGTAAAGGCATCAATGTTTCCATGGTTCTTAAGAATCTTGGAATGAGCAATACTTCACTTGGTTTTACAGCGGGTTTTACAGGAAATGAAATTAAAAGACTTCTAGCAAAAAAAGGTGTTGATACTGATTTTATAGAGGTGGAGGATGGTATTTCACGTATCAACGTGAAGCTTCGCTCAAATGAGGAATCCGAGATTAATGGTCAGGGTCCTGCAATCACTGAGGACAATATTAAAAAACTCTATGAGAAGCTTGACTGCTTAAAGGAGTCTGATGTGCTTGTTCTCGCAGGAAGTATTCCTGATGTGATGCCTTCATCAATGTATATGGATATCATGAAGCATCTTGAGGGTCGCGGAATAAATATCGTGGTTGATGCGACAAGAAATCTGCTCACAAACGTGCTTCCATATAAGCCGTTCCTCATCAAGCCAAACAATCATGAGCTCGGTGAGATATTCGGGGTTGAGATTACAGACAAGGACGATGTGATAAAGTATGCAAAGAAGCTTCAGGAGCAGGGCGCAAGAAACGTGCTTGTTTCAATGGCAGGCGACGGAGCAGTGCTTGTGACTGAGGATGGACAGGAGTTTAAGGCAAATGCACCTAAAGGAAAGCTCAAAAATTCTGTAGGAGCAGGAGATTCGATGGTAGCCGGATTTGTTTACGGATACCTCAAATCAAATGATTATAAGCAGGCATTTATTTATGGCGTATGTACGGGAAGTGCAAGTGCATTTTCTGAGGAGCTTGCTACAAAGCCTGAGGTTGAAGCACTTATTGATAAATGGGACAGTGCTTCCAATTAA
- a CDS encoding PTS fructose transporter subunit IIABC, which produces MTIRDLLAAESINLNGTPAGKTEALNQCIDLMAKSGKIADVEKYRKGVFAREEEGTTGIGMGIAIPHCKSDAVTKAGLAAMVVKDGVDFESLDGTPAKIIFLIAAPNTEDNVHLQVLSKLSVMLMDEQFTNSLINAGSVDEFLNIIDSAEKAKDEKEAAKEAKAKEPVEVKKDDVFIVAVTACPTGIAHTYMAAEAIEKKAKELGYQVKVETRGSGGAKNVLTDDEIAKAAGVIVACDTNVPTDRFDGKKVIECQVSDGINKAEELIKRIAAGDAPVFKASGKKEASHSSVGGKESVGHQIYKHLMNGVSHMLPFVVGGGILIAIAFLIDGFSVDLNSLPADQRANFGTITQAAAMFKGIGGTAFGFMLPILAGFIAMSIADRPGLAVGFVGGSIAANGTSGFLGALVAGFVAGYIVLLLKKVFSKLPESLDGMKPVLLYPLLGIFLVGVIMQFVVEPPIGALNTAINNGLNGLNGASAVVLGVLLGGMMSVDMGGPVNKAAYVFGTASIAAGNYNIMAAVMIGGMVPPIAIALATIFFKNKFTADERKAGPTNFIMGLSFITEGAIPFAASDPLHVLPACVVGSAVAGGLSMAFGCTLMAPHGGIFVVPTIGNPLMYLVALVIGSFIACGLLGLLKKKVSE; this is translated from the coding sequence ATGACAATCAGGGATTTATTGGCAGCTGAGAGTATCAATTTGAATGGTACGCCTGCCGGAAAAACCGAAGCATTGAATCAGTGTATTGATTTGATGGCAAAAAGTGGCAAAATAGCCGATGTGGAGAAGTATCGCAAGGGTGTTTTTGCAAGAGAGGAGGAAGGCACAACAGGAATTGGAATGGGTATAGCAATTCCTCATTGCAAGTCTGATGCTGTTACTAAAGCAGGTCTTGCGGCAATGGTTGTAAAGGATGGGGTTGACTTTGAATCACTCGATGGTACACCTGCAAAGATTATTTTCCTTATAGCTGCACCAAACACAGAGGATAATGTGCATCTTCAGGTGCTTAGCAAGCTCTCTGTTATGCTGATGGACGAGCAGTTTACAAATTCTCTTATCAATGCCGGTTCAGTTGATGAGTTTTTAAATATCATCGATAGCGCTGAAAAAGCAAAGGATGAGAAAGAGGCTGCCAAAGAGGCAAAGGCTAAAGAGCCTGTTGAGGTGAAGAAGGACGATGTATTTATCGTTGCAGTTACAGCCTGTCCTACAGGAATTGCCCATACTTATATGGCTGCTGAGGCTATCGAGAAAAAAGCCAAGGAGCTTGGATATCAGGTAAAGGTTGAGACAAGAGGCTCAGGCGGAGCCAAAAATGTGCTCACAGATGATGAAATCGCAAAGGCTGCAGGTGTTATAGTTGCCTGTGATACAAATGTACCTACAGACCGCTTTGACGGAAAGAAGGTTATTGAGTGTCAGGTTTCTGACGGAATCAATAAGGCAGAAGAGCTCATAAAGAGAATTGCTGCCGGTGATGCTCCTGTATTTAAGGCATCAGGTAAAAAGGAGGCTTCACATTCATCAGTTGGTGGAAAGGAGAGCGTTGGACATCAGATTTACAAGCACCTGATGAATGGTGTTTCACATATGCTTCCATTCGTAGTTGGTGGTGGTATTCTTATCGCAATCGCATTCCTTATCGATGGATTCAGTGTTGACCTTAATTCACTGCCGGCTGACCAGAGAGCAAATTTCGGTACTATTACACAGGCCGCAGCAATGTTTAAGGGAATCGGTGGAACAGCATTTGGATTTATGCTTCCAATTCTTGCAGGCTTTATCGCTATGAGTATTGCTGACCGTCCGGGTCTTGCAGTTGGTTTTGTAGGCGGTTCAATCGCAGCAAACGGTACATCAGGCTTCCTTGGAGCACTTGTAGCAGGTTTCGTTGCAGGATATATTGTGCTCCTCTTAAAGAAGGTATTTTCTAAACTTCCGGAGAGTCTTGATGGTATGAAGCCGGTTCTGCTTTATCCGCTGCTTGGTATATTCCTGGTAGGCGTTATAATGCAGTTTGTAGTTGAGCCTCCAATCGGAGCTTTAAATACAGCTATCAACAATGGTCTTAATGGACTTAACGGTGCAAGCGCAGTAGTGCTCGGAGTACTTCTCGGAGGAATGATGTCAGTAGATATGGGTGGCCCTGTAAACAAAGCCGCTTATGTATTTGGTACAGCTTCAATCGCTGCCGGAAACTACAATATTATGGCAGCAGTTATGATTGGCGGTATGGTTCCACCAATCGCAATCGCTCTTGCAACAATCTTCTTCAAGAACAAGTTCACAGCAGATGAGAGAAAGGCAGGACCTACAAACTTTATCATGGGATTATCATTTATCACAGAGGGTGCAATCCCATTCGCAGCATCTGATCCGCTTCATGTCCTTCCGGCATGTGTAGTCGGTTCAGCAGTGGCAGGTGGACTTTCAATGGCATTTGGATGTACACTCATGGCACCTCACGGAGGAATCTTCGTAGTTCCTACAATCGGAAATCCGTTAATGTATCTTGTTGCATTAGTAATCGGATCTTTCATTGCATGTGGATTACTCGGATTACTCAAAAAGAAAGTAAGTGAATAA
- the dnaK gene encoding molecular chaperone DnaK → MGKVIGIDLGTTNSCVAVLENNQPVVITNSEGQRTTPSVVAFTKNGERLVGEAAKRQAAVNVDRTFFSIKRQMGSDFRAKVDGKLYSAPEISSMILRKLKKDAEDYIGEAVTDAVITVPAYFSDAQRQATKDAGRIAGLNVLRIINEPTSAALAYGLDHGQQQKILVYDLGGGTFDVSVIEIGDNLIEVLATAGDNHLGGDDFDERITNYLVTEFYRQQNVDLRKDNTAMQRVREEAEKAKKVLSSSSSTTINLPFITTVKGQPVHMEMNLTRAEFNEITKDLVERTAIPVNQALSDAGISAAELGMVLLVGGSTRVPAVVEEVRRITGKEPSHNLNPDECVALGAAVQGGKLGGAIVAGSSAAEIILMDVTPLSLGIETVGGVSTKIIDRNTTIPTRYSQIFTTAGSFQTSVDIKVLQGERQFARDNKLIGNFRLKGIKPAPAGVPQIEVTFDIDANGIVQVSAKDLGTGKHQEITITASSNLSDSEIEQAIREAQEYEATDGQRKAYIDARSEADTLVRQVENVMADKEKRKAMDSAQKKSVKSSLSYVKKLISRTKPGNVSEEQAAEIKHAADELRNAAAGLI, encoded by the coding sequence ATGGGCAAGGTTATAGGTATAGATTTAGGAACAACAAACAGCTGTGTGGCAGTATTGGAGAATAATCAGCCGGTAGTCATAACTAACAGCGAGGGTCAGAGAACAACTCCGTCTGTAGTGGCTTTTACAAAAAATGGAGAGCGACTGGTTGGTGAGGCTGCAAAGAGGCAGGCAGCAGTCAATGTGGACAGGACATTTTTCTCAATAAAGAGACAGATGGGAAGCGATTTCAGGGCAAAGGTGGACGGAAAGCTGTATTCAGCTCCTGAGATTTCTTCTATGATTCTCAGAAAGCTGAAAAAGGATGCAGAGGACTATATTGGTGAGGCAGTGACAGACGCTGTAATCACAGTTCCTGCATATTTTTCGGATGCGCAGAGGCAGGCAACCAAGGATGCAGGAAGGATTGCTGGGCTTAATGTGCTTCGAATCATAAATGAGCCAACCTCTGCGGCACTCGCATACGGACTGGACCACGGACAGCAGCAGAAAATTCTTGTCTACGACCTCGGAGGAGGAACCTTCGATGTGTCTGTTATCGAAATAGGGGACAATCTGATAGAGGTGCTTGCCACAGCCGGTGATAATCATCTGGGTGGAGATGATTTTGATGAGAGAATCACGAATTATCTTGTCACAGAGTTTTACAGACAGCAGAATGTGGATCTGAGAAAGGATAATACGGCTATGCAGCGTGTCAGGGAGGAGGCTGAGAAGGCAAAAAAGGTGCTTTCATCCTCATCCTCAACCACTATCAACCTGCCATTTATCACCACTGTAAAGGGACAGCCGGTTCACATGGAGATGAACCTTACAAGAGCTGAGTTTAATGAGATAACAAAGGATCTGGTGGAGAGAACTGCTATTCCTGTCAATCAGGCACTTTCAGATGCGGGTATTTCCGCAGCAGAGCTTGGAATGGTGCTGTTGGTAGGAGGCTCGACACGTGTGCCGGCTGTTGTTGAGGAGGTCAGAAGAATTACAGGAAAAGAGCCTTCACACAACCTAAATCCTGACGAGTGCGTGGCACTCGGTGCAGCAGTACAGGGTGGCAAGCTCGGTGGAGCAATTGTCGCAGGCAGCAGTGCGGCAGAGATTATACTGATGGATGTCACACCGCTTTCACTAGGAATTGAGACAGTTGGTGGTGTCTCAACCAAAATTATTGACAGAAATACGACTATTCCTACGAGATACAGCCAGATTTTTACAACTGCAGGAAGCTTCCAGACCTCTGTGGATATAAAGGTACTGCAGGGTGAGAGGCAGTTTGCAAGGGACAATAAGCTGATTGGAAACTTCAGGCTAAAGGGCATCAAGCCGGCTCCGGCAGGTGTGCCGCAGATAGAGGTGACGTTTGATATAGATGCAAACGGCATTGTGCAGGTTTCTGCAAAGGACCTGGGCACAGGAAAGCATCAGGAGATTACGATTACCGCAAGCTCAAATTTGTCTGATTCTGAGATTGAGCAGGCTATCCGTGAGGCGCAGGAGTATGAGGCAACAGACGGACAGAGAAAGGCTTATATTGATGCAAGAAGTGAGGCTGATACGCTTGTGCGCCAGGTGGAAAATGTCATGGCTGACAAGGAAAAAAGAAAGGCTATGGACAGCGCACAGAAAAAAAGTGTGAAATCATCGCTTTCGTATGTGAAGAAGCTTATTTCAAGGACAAAGCCCGGAAATGTGAGCGAAGAGCAGGCTGCCGAGATAAAGCATGCGGCAGATGAGCTGAGAAATGCGGCAGCGGGATTGATTTAA
- a CDS encoding response regulator transcription factor, whose amino-acid sequence MTILVCDDDKEIVEAIEIYLMQEGYDVEKAYDGIQAVEIMKNKKIDLMIIDVMMPKLDGIRATLQIRKESRVPIIILSAKTEDADKILGLNVGADDYVTKPFNPLELVARVKSQLRRYTTLSSNDAAGDKVYEAGGLLVNDDLKKVTVDGEEVKLTPIEYNILLLLLKNKGKVYSINEIYESIWNEEAIGADNTVAVHIRHIREKIEINPKEPRYLKVVWGVGYKIEDNK is encoded by the coding sequence ATGACAATATTAGTTTGTGATGACGACAAGGAAATAGTTGAGGCAATTGAGATTTACCTGATGCAGGAGGGCTACGACGTGGAGAAGGCTTACGACGGCATACAGGCGGTTGAAATTATGAAGAATAAAAAAATAGACCTCATGATAATAGATGTCATGATGCCAAAGCTCGACGGAATAAGAGCCACTTTGCAGATACGAAAGGAAAGCAGGGTGCCGATAATCATTCTATCGGCAAAGACAGAGGATGCTGACAAGATTTTAGGCCTCAATGTGGGAGCTGATGATTATGTCACAAAGCCTTTTAATCCGCTTGAGCTTGTGGCAAGGGTAAAGTCACAGCTTCGCAGATATACCACTCTGTCAAGCAATGATGCAGCCGGAGACAAGGTTTATGAAGCCGGAGGTCTTTTGGTAAATGATGATTTAAAAAAGGTGACTGTGGATGGTGAGGAGGTAAAGCTCACACCGATTGAATACAATATACTGCTTTTACTCCTTAAAAATAAGGGAAAGGTCTACTCAATAAACGAAATATATGAGAGCATATGGAACGAGGAGGCGATAGGCGCCGACAATACAGTTGCTGTGCACATCAGACATATCAGGGAAAAAATAGAGATAAATCCTAAGGAGCCACGCTATCTGAAGGTGGTCTGGGGAGTAGGCTATAAGATAGAGGACAACAAATGA
- a CDS encoding sensor histidine kinase: MKQYTIGKKAAVIVLHQLCMILMVTGVFATGYAFRHDAHENIDIYTLISLAGLVGSFVSLAYMANVAGRKSEDDYTIYYLPIDKVYSDVMLVIFTLLMVFMGKVISGVKNQHFDYASLIMTAGTFTFLFDMAFIILYQSIVRKIKGNILCTHSLMYKGYELLKRVIEKKDIHTQKTKEIMRIQEALEAISEGALDTTLNVNEFHGQQKKVAEAVNHIRQGLMSSVNESLKNEKLKADLITNVSHDIKTPLTSIVNYVDLLKRENLENENAKYYIHVLEEKSQRLKQLTEDLVETSKITSGNVKLNMQKLDLVELLYQTGGEFNERFESRNLTIVTKIPSEQIFIYADGRQLYRSIENLYTNAAKYALENTRVYVELEKADTKAVFTIKNVSKNELDIVSNGNVDLTERFVRGERSRTTEGSGLGLSIAKNLTHLMGGKFEIKVDGDLFIATITYNII, translated from the coding sequence ATGAAGCAGTATACGATAGGAAAAAAAGCAGCGGTCATAGTCTTACATCAGCTATGCATGATACTTATGGTAACAGGAGTGTTTGCCACAGGCTATGCATTCAGGCACGATGCGCATGAAAATATTGATATATATACACTAATATCGCTGGCGGGCCTGGTAGGCAGCTTTGTGAGCCTGGCATATATGGCAAACGTGGCAGGCAGAAAATCAGAGGATGATTACACAATATACTATTTACCGATTGACAAGGTATACTCTGATGTGATGCTAGTGATATTTACACTGCTCATGGTATTTATGGGAAAAGTGATTTCAGGCGTAAAAAACCAGCATTTTGACTATGCATCACTCATTATGACGGCCGGCACATTTACTTTTTTGTTTGATATGGCTTTTATTATTTTATACCAGAGCATTGTAAGGAAGATAAAAGGCAATATACTTTGCACACACAGCCTGATGTACAAGGGCTATGAGCTTTTGAAAAGAGTTATTGAGAAAAAGGATATCCATACACAAAAAACCAAAGAGATAATGCGCATACAGGAGGCTCTTGAAGCTATCTCGGAAGGAGCGCTTGACACTACACTTAATGTCAATGAGTTTCATGGGCAGCAGAAAAAGGTGGCGGAGGCTGTCAACCATATACGCCAGGGTCTTATGAGCTCGGTAAATGAGAGCCTTAAAAATGAAAAACTAAAGGCAGACTTAATAACAAACGTATCACACGATATAAAGACACCTCTGACTTCAATAGTCAACTATGTTGACCTGCTTAAGAGGGAAAATCTGGAAAATGAAAATGCCAAATACTATATACATGTGCTGGAGGAAAAGTCACAGCGTTTAAAGCAGCTTACAGAGGATTTGGTAGAGACATCAAAGATTACCTCGGGAAATGTGAAGCTCAATATGCAAAAGCTTGATCTGGTTGAGCTTTTATACCAGACCGGAGGTGAATTCAATGAGCGCTTTGAGTCGAGAAATCTCACAATAGTTACAAAAATTCCATCAGAACAGATATTTATCTATGCGGATGGGCGTCAGCTTTACCGCTCTATTGAAAATCTGTATACTAATGCCGCAAAGTATGCACTGGAAAATACCAGAGTGTATGTAGAGCTTGAAAAGGCAGATACAAAGGCAGTTTTTACAATAAAGAATGTGTCTAAGAACGAGCTTGACATAGTAAGCAACGGAAATGTAGACCTGACAGAGCGTTTTGTGAGGGGAGAGAGGTCGAGAACTACTGAAGGAAGTGGACTTGGACTTTCGATTGCAAAGAATCTGACCCATTTGATGGGAGGAAAATTCGAAATTAAGGTAGATGGTGATTTATTTATTGCCACAATTACCTATAATATTATATAA